A stretch of the Lonchura striata isolate bLonStr1 chromosome 17, bLonStr1.mat, whole genome shotgun sequence genome encodes the following:
- the GDF5 gene encoding growth/differentiation factor 5: MKILHFLTLLLWHLTWLSLDLVPGVLSNSEAGQGNPGSKLGFLKAEGKERNPSARAGTLRTSSHGYSAGTSKARTKSSAAQAGALLAKNDDSKKVPSRTAAAEGKVGHLPSRPSGVRTVTPKVQNLSSKVALKKTGTSSTDTDSFKTKKTKEPVTQREAKETFRHPPITPHEYMLSLYRTLSDAERKGVNGSVKLEAGLANTITSFIDKGQDERAPTIRKQKYIFDISALEKDGLLGAELRILRKKPSDTWKSHSSGKTSQVKLFSCSTNRQASTLLDSRTVSITDTPKWEVFDIWKLFRNFKNLVNLCFELETFDRGRAVDLRSVGFNRTGRQVNEKALFLVFGRTKKRDLFFNEIKARSGQDDKTVYEYLFNQRRKRRAPLATRQGKRPTKNLKARCSRKALHVNFKDMGWDDWIIAPLEYEAYHCEGLCEFPLRSHLEPTNHAVIQTLMNSMDPESTPPTCCVPTRLSPISILFIDSANNVVYKQYEDMVVESCGCR, translated from the exons ATGAAAATCCTGCATTTTCTCACTTTACTGCTTTGGCATTTGACTTGGCTGTCTCTGGATCTAGTTCCTGGAGTGCTGAGTAATTCTGAAGCAGGCCAGGGTAATCCAGGATCTAAATTAGGTTTTttgaaagcagaaggaaaggagaggaatcCCTCCGCACGAGCAGGTACATTGAGGACTTCAAGCCATGGATACAGTGCTGGGACCTCAAAGGCCAGGACTAAAAGCAGTGCTGCTcaggctggagctctgctggcCAAGAATGATGACTCAAAGAAGGTTCCCTCAagaacagcagctgcagagggcaAGGTAGGACATCTCCCCAGCAGACCTTCTGGAGTAAGGACAGTGACTCCAAAGGTTCAAAATCTTAGCAGCAAGGTGGCTTTGAAAAAAACTGGCACAAGCAGTACTGACACTGATTctttcaaaaccaaaaagacTAAAGAGCCTGTAACCCAGAGGGAAGCTAAGGAAACTTTCCGACATCCCCCAATAAcgccacatgaatacatgctcTCTTTGTACAGGACTCTCTCAGATGCAGAAAGAAAGGGTGTTAATGGAAGTGTAAAACTGGAGGCTGGACTTGCCAATACAATAACCAGCTTTATAGACAAAGGACAAG ATGAGCGAGCACCAActataagaaaacaaaaatatatttttgacaTCAGTGCATTAGAAAAAGATGgattgctgggagcagagcttcGAATACTGAGAAAAAAACCTTCTGATACATGGAAGTCTCATTCTTCTGGGAAAACTTCCCAAGTAAAATTATTTAGTTGCTCTACAAACAGACAAGCCTCAACACTCTTGGACTCTCGGACTGTCAGCATCACCGATACACCCAAGTGGGAAGTGTTTGACATCTGGAAACTTTTCAGAAACTTTAAAAACTTGGTTAACTTGTGTTTTGAACTGGAAACTTTTGACAGGGGGAGAGCTGTTGATCTCAGGAGTGTGGGATTTAATAGAACAGGAAGACAGGTCAATGAAAAGGCTCTGTTCTTGGTGTTTGGGAGGACGAAAAAAAGAGACTTATTCTTCAATGAAATCAAAGCTAGGTCTGGCCAAGATGACAAAACTGTTTATGAGTACTTATTCAACCAGAGGCGGAAGAGAAGAGCTCCTCTAGCAACACGGCAAGGGAAGAGGCCCACCAAGAACCTGAAGGCGAGGTGTAGCAGAAAAGCCCTCCACGTGAATTTTAAGGATATGGGCTGGGATGACTGGATAATAGCCCCTCTGGAGTATGAGGCGTATCACTGCGAAGGGCTCTGTGAATTCCCCCTCCGATCCCACCTGGAGCCCACCAACCACGCAGTTATCCAGACATTAATGAACTCCATGGACCCTGAGTCCACCCCCCCGACTTGCTGTGTCCCAACCCGGCTGAGCCCCATCAGCATCCTTTTCATTGACTCTGCAAACAACGTGGTCTACAAGCAGTACGAGGACATGGTGGTGGAGTCCTGTGGCTGTAGGTAG